The following is a genomic window from candidate division WOR-3 bacterium.
TCTCGGTATCATTGATGACAAAGGTAAATTTTTAACTCCTGCTGGACCAATTGGTTTTGCATACCAACCTGATAAAATCAGCATTGAAATTCTTCCTCCAATGGATATTAAATTAAACTTCAATCTGACGATTGCGAGAAAAAAATACAAACTCTCGTATCTTAAACTAGGTGTGCCTCACACAATTCTTTTTGTTGATTCGTATGATGATATAGATATCATTGATATTGGCAGGGCAATCCGTAATCATAAGGACTTTCAACCTGACGGCACGAATGTTGATTTTGTCAGGGTGAAAAAAGACGAAATTTTTGTGCGTACCTATGAGCGCGGAGTTGAAGACGAAACCCTTTCCTGCGGCAGCGGTGTAGTAGCGTCTGCTTACATTGCGGTTAAACTATTTATGGCAGAATCACCGGTTAAAGTGATAACCCGTGGCGGTGAATTGACCGTGACATTAAAGGACAAAC
Proteins encoded in this region:
- the dapF gene encoding diaminopimelate epimerase, whose amino-acid sequence is MKPIFFTKMEGTGNDFVVIDNREEQFSEVVNKDNIKETVVKMLDRHNGIGGDGLILIENFKGYFFSMRYFNRDGSEADTCLNGARCAVKFAQRLGIIDDKGKFLTPAGPIGFAYQPDKISIEILPPMDIKLNFNLTIARKKYKLSYLKLGVPHTILFVDSYDDIDIIDIGRAIRNHKDFQPDGTNVDFVRVKKDEIFVRTYERGVEDETLSCGSGVVASAYIAVKLFMAESPVKVITRGGELTVTLKDKLYLEGPANIIYDGTYYI